One Triticum dicoccoides isolate Atlit2015 ecotype Zavitan chromosome 5B, WEW_v2.0, whole genome shotgun sequence genomic window carries:
- the LOC119306622 gene encoding receptor-like protein EIX2, translating to MAGPRPAILLATWCLIFLRSSSAPALPALRPPPPPSAPGTLCIPRERDALLAFKAGLTDPSNYLSSWRADEDCCRWMGVGCNNRTGHVVKLQVNSYGAIGGEISSSLLTLRHLKHLDLSSNYFGGRSIPEFIGDLRSLTHLALTDSFFGGRIPPHLGNLSNLLSLDLSILGCYSPDLLWVTHLQKLQHLDMAEVDLSAAVNWTHDVNMLLSLVTLELTSCGLRNIMPLPLHSNLTSLETLDLDSNSFNSSFGANYLAWELPALQLFYMDTCGIVGSIPDAVGNLTSIQSLSLIENNFFGMVPSTFKKLKRLQALRLSENFIGGGTEDLFYRLPGDELQELYLDHNNLTGTLPDRLENFSSLSTLWLNNNKLFGEIPVGIRKLTNLVDLWLDSNNLHGIVTQDHFTNMTSLQNLWLSGNSITMLVNNTWSTPFSLTSAGFRSCILGPQFTAWIIQQTLYTLDISNTSIHDSIPGTFWIGMYRCRVLDLSENQIYGMLPTYFLFGGMEAVILDISSNQLVGPIPTLPMNLGLLDLSGNNLSGALPSDIGAPGLEILMLFKNSFSETIPCSLFELQNLQFLDLSENKLNGTLANCLRAPKTSNVTMLNLNNNNLSGRIPPFLQRCKELKFLDLAYNEFSGSLPTWIGSKLPSLAFLRLRSNMLSGGIPGELTKMHGLQYLDIASNNISGNIPQSLGNLIAMAHTPDQDGAPFKIVNFGLVSVYKYTNAYTHSLSVVTKGQQLEYTTGIAYMVNIDFSCNSLTGKIPHEIGMLTALTNLNLSRNHLSSTIPVTIGELRAMGSLDLSHNELSGEIPASMADLTSLAHLNLSYNNLTGTIPSGNQLQTLDDASIYAGNPGLCGPPVSKNCSGTEITPWTPENQHEGMSEALSLYLGFGTGFIAGLRIIFCSFLFKRSSRIIWFSLFDRVCDWVYVRVAMSWASFTREEQ from the coding sequence ATGGCCGGCCCAAGGCCGGCGATCCTCCTGGCGACGTGGTGCCTCATCTTCCTCCGGAGCTCGTCAGCCCCAGCCCTGCctgcactccggccgccgccaccgccatcaGCACCTGGCACCCTCTGCATCCCCCGCGAGCGAGATGCGCTTCTCGCCTTCAAGGCCGGCCTCACCGACCCGAGCAACTACCTTTCGTCGTGGCGGGCCGACGAGGACTGCTGCCGGTGGATGGGCGTCGGGTGCAACAACCGGACCGGCCATGTCGTCAAGCTCCAGGTCAACAGCTACGGAGCAATCGGAGGTGAGATAAGCTCCTCCTTGCTCACTCTACGACATCTCAAGCACCTGGACCTCTCATCAAACTACTTTGGTGGGAGATCCATTCCTGAATTCATCGGTGACCTCCGGAGCCTGACTCATCTCGCCCTCACTGATTCGTTCTTCGGTGGGCGAATCCCTCCTCACCTCGGGAACCTCTCGAATCTGCTCAGTCTTGACCTCTCAATTCTGGGTTGTTACTCGCCCGATCTCTTATGGGTGACGCACCTACAGAAGCTACAACACCTCGACATGGCTGAGGTGGACCTTAGCGCTGCCGTCAACTGGACTCATGATGTCAACATGCTCCTCTCTCTGGTAACCCTTGAGCTAACATCTTGTGGGCTTCGTAACATTATGCCTCTACCGTTGCACTCTAATCTCACGTCACTAGAAACTCTTGACCTCGACTCCAATTCCTTTAACTCGTCCTTTGGAGCCAACTACTTGGCTTGGGAGCTACCTGCTCTCCAACTTTTTTACATGGATACATGCGGAATCGTGGGTTCTATCCCTGACGCAGTGGGAAACTTGACCTCCATTCAATCATTGTCCCTCATAGAAAACAACTTCTTTGGCATGGTGCCATCCACCTTCAAGAAACTCAAGAGACTACAAGCACTCCGTCTATCGGAAAACTTCATTGGCGGGGGTACGGAAGATCTATTTTATAGATTGCCAGGGGATGAGTTACAAGAGTTGTATTTGGACCACAACAATTTGACAGGGACTCTTCCAGATCGGCTAGAAAACTTTAGCAGCTTGTCCACACTTTGGCTCAATAATAACAAACTATTCGGAGAGATACCTGTCGGTATACGAAAACTCACAAATTTGGTGGACCTGTGGTTGGACTCAAACAATCTGCATGGTATAGTCACCCAGGACCATTTCACCAATATGACTAGCCTGCAAAATTTGTGGCTCTCTGGTAATTCCATAACTATGTTGGTCAACAACACATGGAGCACTCCATTCAGCTTAACGTCAGCGGGCTTTAGATCTTGCATCCTAGGCCCCCAGTTTACGGCATGGATTATCCAACAAACACTATACACCCTTGATATTTCAAACACAAGCATACATGACTCCATTCCTGGTACTTTTTGGATTGGAATGTACCGTTGTCGAGTTCTGGATCTATCGGAAAATCAGATTTATGGCATGCTGCCCACATATTTTCTGTTTGGTGGAATGGAAGCTGTTATACTGGATATTAGTTCTAACCAGCTCGTTGGCCCGATTCCAACACTCCCAATGAACCTCGGCTTGTTGGACCTCTCTGGGAACAACCTATCTGGTGCATTGCCATCAGATATCGGAGCACCAGGGCTAGAAATACTCATGCTCTTCAAAAATTCCTTTTCTGAGACCATTCCATGCTCCCTCTTTGAGCTGCAAAATTTGCAGTTTCTAGATCTATCAGAGAACAAACTAAATGGGACATTGGCCAATTGCCTCCGTGCACCCAAAACTTCAAACGTGACCATGCTTAACTTGAATAACAACAATCTTTCAGGAAGAATCCCACCATTTCTTCAGAGGTGTAAAGAGCTAAAATTCCTTGATCTCGCATACAATGAATTTTCTGGGAGCTTACCGACATGGATCGGCTCAAAGCTACCATCCTTGGCATTTCTGCGGTTGCGGTCAAACATGCTCTCTGGTGGCATCCCTGGCGAACTGACCAAGATGCATGGGCTTCAATATCTAGACATTGCAAGCAACAACATCTCAGGGAACATACCACAGTCGCTTGGGAATCTCATAGCTATGGCTCATACTCCCGATCAAGATGGTGCCCCTTTCAAAATTGTCAACTTTGGGCTTGTCTCCGTCTACAAGTACACTAATGCTTATACTCATAGTTTATCGGTGGTCACAAAAGGTCAGCAGTTGGAATACACAACAGGAATCGCATATATGGTAAACATTGATTTCTCTTGCAACAGTTTGACAGGGAAGATTCCTCATGAAATCGGCATGCTCACTGCATTGACAAACTTGAACCTGTCACGGAATCACCTTAGCAGCACAATCCCTGTGACTATTGGGGAGCTACGTGCAATGGGATCTTTGGACCTCTCACACAATGAGCTCTCTGGTGAAATCCCGGCGAGTATGGCAGATCTAACTTCACTTGCCCACTTGAACTTATCGTACAACAATCTGACAGGAACCATACCTTCTGGCAATCAGTTACAAACTTTAGATGATGCGTCAATCTATGCTGGCAATCCAGGTCTTTGTGGTCCGCCTGTATCAAAGAATTGCTCGGGAACGGAAATCACTCCATGGACTCCTGAAAATCAGCATGAGGGCATGAGCGAAGCATTGTCATTATACCTCGGCTTTGGCACGGGATTCATAGCAGGTCTCAGGATCATCTTCTGCAGCTTCTTATTCAAGAGGAGCTCGAGAATTATTTGGTTCTCGTTGTTCGACCGCGTGTGTGATTGGGTCTACGTGCGAGTGGCGATGAGCTGGGCTTCATTCACAAGAGAAGAGCAGTAG
- the LOC119312542 gene encoding uncharacterized protein At5g02240-like → MAAPRPTVLVTGAGGRTGQIVFSKLRERSDQFAARGLVRSEESKQKIGGADDVYVADIREAEHLAPAVQGADALVILTSASPKMKPGFDPTKGGRPEFYYEDGAYPEQVDWIGQKNQIDAAKAAGVKHIVLVGSMGGTNPNHPLNSLGNGNILVWKRKSEQYLADSGVPYTIIRPGGLQDKDGGVRELIVGKDDELLQTDTKAIPRADVAEVCVQALQYEEVKFKAFDLASKPEGEGTPTKDFKALFSKVTARF, encoded by the exons ATGGCCGCGCCCCGCCCCACCGTCCTCGTCACCGGCGCCGGCGGCCGCACAG GCCAAATCGTGTTCAGCAAGCTCAGGGAGAGATCCGACCAGTTCGCGGCGAGGGGCCTGGTGAGGTCGGAGGAGAGCAAGCAGAAGATCGGGGGAGCCGACGACGTCTACGTGGCCGACATCAGGGAGGCGGAGCACCTCGCGCCCGCCGTGCAGGGCGCCGACGCGCTCGTCATCCTCACCAGCGCCTCCCCCAAGATGAAGCCGGGGTTCGACCCCACCAAGGGCGGCCGGCCCGAGTTCTACTACGAGGACGGAGCCTACCCTGAGCAG GTGGACTGGATTGGGCAGAAGAATCAGATTGATGCTG CAAAAGCAGCCGGTGTGAAGCACATAGTGTTGGTGGGATCCATGGGGGGAACAAATCCCAACCATCCATTGAACAGCCTTGGCAATGGCAATATACTG GTCTGGAAGCGCAAGTCTGAACAGTATCTGGCAGACAGTGGAGTTCCTTATACAATCATAAG GCCTGGTGGTCTGCAAGACAAAGATGGGGGAGTGAGGGAGCTGATTGTCGGGAAGGATGATGAGCTTCTCCAGACTGACACTAAGGCGATTCCTAGGGCTGATGTGGCTGAAGTTTGTGTTCAG GCCCTGCAGTATGAAGAGGTAAAGTTCAAGGCATTCGATTTGGCTTCGAAGCCTGAAGGTGAGGGCACCCCAACGAAAGATTTCAAAGCGCTGTTCTCCAAGGTCACAGCCCGGTTTTGA